TTGGTGTTAATGCCAGAAATGGTATGGAAACAGTTACTGGACGTTCTTCTATTGATCTTTCAAACGTAGAGCGAATTGAGGTCATGAAAGGACCTTCCGGAACTTTATTTGGTTCATCTGTATCTTCTTTTGGTGGTGTTGTAAATCTGGTAACGAAGAAACCTTTTGAAACTACAGCCAGTGAAGTAACTTATACGGGAGGAAGTTTTGGCCTAAACCGTCTTACAGCCGATGTAAATACGCCTTTAAACAAAGAAAAAACAGTATTATTTAGAATTAACCTTGCTGTAAATAACGAAAAAAGCTTTCTTGACTATGGCTTCAACAAATCACTGGCTGTAGCCCCAAGTCTTACTTTTAAAGCAAATGAAAAACTTACATTCAATTTTGATGCAGAATTATATAATTCGAACAATACACGACGGACGTATAACACTTATGAGGCAACTTCTGGTATAAACAATCCGGAACAACTAAAAATAGATTATAAAAAGTCTATGTTTCATGACGATAACGATGCAAAAACTTCGGCAACAAAAGTTTTTGCTCAGGCAGAATATAAAATTTCCGAAAAATGGAAATCGACTACTATATTCTCTTTCGCAGGTGAAGACGTAGAACGCAGTTATCAGAGTTATGCCAACTGGACTTCTCCAACCAACGCCTCCAGAAGAGTTGGACTTTGGGGGCCTATTTTTAATAATTATACCAATTTACAGGAAAATATCAATGGACAGTTTTCTACCTGGAGATTCAAACACAAATTTCTTGCAGGTATCAATTTAAGAAAATATGAATCTAACTTTTCAGGAGGAAGAACTGCAACAACCTATCTGGATAACATTGATGTAACTAGCAATTTTGCACCAATCAGAAGAAAAGCGGTAGATGCACTATTAACGCTGACTACATCTCCCGTTGGTGACCAGGAAACTTTTAGTGCATACGTATGTGATGTAATCAGCTTTACGGGTAGATTATCAGCAATGCTGAGTTTACGTTTTGATAATTTTAACCGTGACCAAGCCGGAACTGCAACTGCATTTCACCAAAATGCCCTGTCTCCTAAATTCGGATTGGTATATGAAATTGTTAAAGATCAGGTTTCTTTGTTTGCAAATTACATGAACGGATTCCAGAATTATGCTCCTGTAAATCAGCCTTCAACAAATGATATATTTGTATTAGATCCTGTATATGCCAATCAGTATGAGGGAGGTATAAAGGCAGAAACTTTCAATAAAAAACTGAGTTTTACAGCGAGCTATTATAACATTACAATAGATAATAGCACCAGAACACTTGAAAATGGAGATACAATGCAGGATGTAAAACAAGAAAGCAAAGGTGTAGATTTTGAATTAATCGCCAAACCTATAAACGGATTAAGTATTATTGCGGGATATGCATACAATGATAATCGGATCCTGAGGGCAACGAACCTAGCTCTTCAAGGAAACAAAGCTGCAAGTTCCCCTGAAAACGTTGTTAATTTTTGGACAACCTATACGCTACAAAATAAACTTCAGGGATTAGGTTTCGGCTTAGGAGCAAATTATGTAGATGACAATTATTTTACAGTGGATAATACTTTTTATATGCCTTCATACATGATTTACAATGCTACTGCATTTTATGATCAGCCGAACTGGAGAGTTGGTGTAAAACTAAATAATATAACCAATGAAAAATACTGGGATATTTGGGGCGCATCACAAGCGCCAACAAATGTTCTGGTAAGTTTATCTCTAAAATTTTAATAACAAAAAGCACCTTAATTACGTAAAAGAATTAAGGTGCTTTCAATAAAGTGGCGGTTTTTATTGAAACTGTTATAACATTAGTAAACATGACATTTAAAAACTTTATAAAAAAAGTACATTTATGGCTGGGATTGTCATCAGGGTTAATTGTGTTCATATTAGGTATTACGGGTTGTCTATATGTTTTTGAAGAAGAATTACGCCCTATCGTTCATGACTATTATTATTCAGACGAGGTAAAAGGCAAAAAACTGCCTGTTAGCCGGTTAATAGAAATTGCAAAAGAAGCCAACAAAAACAATCTAAAGCAGACACTTTCCGGATGTAAAATAATGAGTGATGATAAACGTACCGTAATGATCTGGTTTTTTGAAGAACTGGATGAAAATGCCATTTGGTACTGGAATCGTTATCAAAGTACTTACGTCTATTTAGATCCTTATTCCGGAAGTATAAAAAAACTTGAAGAATATAACTTTGAGTTTTTTGTTTTTGTCCGGATGCTGCACCAGACATTATGCCTTAACAGCAAAATAGGAGATCCAATTGTAGGAACGGCAACCATTATATTCATTATTTCATTGCTTACAGGATTGGTACTTTGGTGGCCAAAAAATAAAAGTGCAGCCAAACAAAGGTTCTGGTTTAGATGGAAAAACACCACTAAATGGAAACGTAAAAATTACGATTTGCATAATATTCTTGGTTACTACATATTGATTTTTGCTTTAATCATTGCCCTTACCGGATTAGTCTGGGCTTTTGAGTGCTACGACAAAGGAGTGCAATGGGTATTTAATGGCGGTAAAACTATTGAAAAGGAGTCAAAAGTTATCGAATCTGATACTCTTTATTACACCGAAAAAAAACCTGTTGATACGATTTACTTCTCCCTAAAACAATTGAGACCAGATGCGAAAAGCTATTTTATATTTATGCCTAAAGCAAAAGATTCAACAGGAACCATTAGGGCATTTATTAGACATGAGAGCCGCTTCGATGATGTATCTATACAATTTGATCAGTACACAGCGAAAAAACTTGAAACTATAACATATGAAGATAAAAGCAATGGTGAAAAATTCCGATTCATAAATTATGATTTACACGTAGGCAGCATTTTAGGATTTCCCGGTAAAGTATTAGCTTTTATTGCCAGTCTTATAGCAGCAAGTTTACCTGTCACCGGTTTTTTAATCTGGTGGGGACGAAAGAACAAAAAGCAAAAAAAATAATTTTATAAGCTATGGAATTCAAATCTGAAAGCTATTTTTCTATCACTAAAAAATATATGTTTTTATTTCAAAATTCACTTCGATTTGAATTTCTATATTAGGGTGTTTTTCTTATAAAAACAGAACTTGAGACAACTATTTATAGGGGTATCAGTCAATAATTCACTTTTGTATTATTAAATTTTTAGATTTGCAAAAATACCAATAATACCAAAGAAAATGAACCATCTTAACCAAAGAATACTGCATCTTGTAATTTGCATATTCTTAATTTCAACCACCACCTCCCTTTCACAAAACAATGGAAAATTAAAAGGCATTATAACTACATCTGACGGAGAGCCAGCAGCAGGAATAAATGTCTTTCTTAAAAACACAAAATATGGTACTTTTACCAATGACGATGGTTTTTTTGAATTTAACAAACTAAAGGCAAATATTTACACATTACAAGTCTCTTTGACTGGATATGAAACCCTAGAACAGGAAATAACTGTTTCAGAAAATAAAACAGCTACTCTTAATCTGCAATTGAAAGTTTCGAATAAGGAACTAAAGGAAGTAACCATATACAGTAATGGAGCAAAAGTTTTCCCAAAGCAAAGTAATTATGTTTCAAAAATACCTCTTAAAAACATTGAAAATCCGCAAGTTTACAATGTAGTAACAGCTGATTTACTAAAAGAACAAGCCATAACTAATTTCGAGGATGCAATGAAAAATGTTCCCGGAATTCAAAAACTGTGGGAATCCACAGGTAGTGCAGGAAATGGCGGATCTTTTTATTCATTACGTGGGTTTCAACTACAAGCGAATATTGTAAATGGATTACCAGGATTAACAAATGGTACTTTAGATCCTGCAAATATTGAAAGAATTGAAGTTATAAAGGGGCCGTCCGGAACTTTGTTCGGAAGCAGTCTTATTAGCTACGGCGGACTTATCAATACCGTAACAAAAACACCTTTTGCCGGTTTTGCTGCAGAAGTATCTTATCTGACCGGAAGTTTCGGGCTTAACAGGGTTGCTG
The Flavobacterium flavigenum genome window above contains:
- a CDS encoding TonB-dependent receptor, which codes for MKYLKKKTLPFLLSIGMLFSAISMFSQQNHGKIKGIITTSDGAAAEDVNIILKKTKYSASTNEDGSFEFNRVVANSYTLQVSLTGYETLEQDVNVSENETTTINLQLKISNKELQEVVISGKKSILSKKTDYVARMPLSNLENPQVYSVIHKELLQEQVAVNIESAIRNSAGAVPVSYPSGGIGIGFRGFTVGVNARNGMETVTGRSSIDLSNVERIEVMKGPSGTLFGSSVSSFGGVVNLVTKKPFETTASEVTYTGGSFGLNRLTADVNTPLNKEKTVLFRINLAVNNEKSFLDYGFNKSLAVAPSLTFKANEKLTFNFDAELYNSNNTRRTYNTYEATSGINNPEQLKIDYKKSMFHDDNDAKTSATKVFAQAEYKISEKWKSTTIFSFAGEDVERSYQSYANWTSPTNASRRVGLWGPIFNNYTNLQENINGQFSTWRFKHKFLAGINLRKYESNFSGGRTATTYLDNIDVTSNFAPIRRKAVDALLTLTTSPVGDQETFSAYVCDVISFTGRLSAMLSLRFDNFNRDQAGTATAFHQNALSPKFGLVYEIVKDQVSLFANYMNGFQNYAPVNQPSTNDIFVLDPVYANQYEGGIKAETFNKKLSFTASYYNITIDNSTRTLENGDTMQDVKQESKGVDFELIAKPINGLSIIAGYAYNDNRILRATNLALQGNKAASSPENVVNFWTTYTLQNKLQGLGFGLGANYVDDNYFTVDNTFYMPSYMIYNATAFYDQPNWRVGVKLNNITNEKYWDIWGASQAPTNVLVSLSLKF
- a CDS encoding PepSY-associated TM helix domain-containing protein is translated as MTFKNFIKKVHLWLGLSSGLIVFILGITGCLYVFEEELRPIVHDYYYSDEVKGKKLPVSRLIEIAKEANKNNLKQTLSGCKIMSDDKRTVMIWFFEELDENAIWYWNRYQSTYVYLDPYSGSIKKLEEYNFEFFVFVRMLHQTLCLNSKIGDPIVGTATIIFIISLLTGLVLWWPKNKSAAKQRFWFRWKNTTKWKRKNYDLHNILGYYILIFALIIALTGLVWAFECYDKGVQWVFNGGKTIEKESKVIESDTLYYTEKKPVDTIYFSLKQLRPDAKSYFIFMPKAKDSTGTIRAFIRHESRFDDVSIQFDQYTAKKLETITYEDKSNGEKFRFINYDLHVGSILGFPGKVLAFIASLIAASLPVTGFLIWWGRKNKKQKK